The following DNA comes from Kitasatospora sp. NBC_01287.
GACTTGACGCGGCATCAGTGACAGCTGGTAAGGGTGGGTCATGGACGACGAGGCGACGAACGAAGAGCAGGACGAACGCCCTGCCGGCGTGCCATTCCTCCGGCACCTACTCGGCGGCCGGCTCCGGAGAATTCGCGACAACCACGGGCTCAGCCGCAAACAGCTCGGCGATGCGCTCGGCCTGTCGTCCGCGATCATCCAGCGCCTGGAGACCGGCCGGAACATCATCAAGGTTCACGACGTGAACTCCTGGGTCGCGCAGTTCGGTCTGGACCCAGCCACCACCACCTCGCTCCGGGCCATGGCCAAGGAGTCCAAAGAGCACGGCTGGTGGGCAGAGGAGGATGTTCACCCGCAGTTCGGAGCCCTGGTCGAAGCCGAGAGGCTCGCCAGACGCATCCAGAACTGGGAACCCAACATCCTGCCTGGCCTGCTGCAGACCGCCGAGTACACCAAGGCGGTCATCTCCGGCGAGCGCTTCCTGCTGAAAGACGACGTTCCCCTGCCGCTCGACAAGGCTCTCGCACGCGCCGAGCGACGCAAGCTGGTCCTGTTCGCGGAGGACTCGCCGGAGGGCTGGTTCATCATCGGCGAGAGCGCTCTGCGCATGCGGGTCGGCAACGCCGACCTGATGCGGGCCCAGGTCCAGCACCTGATCGAAGTGTGCGAGAACAAGAACGTCAGGATCCAGGTACTTACCGAGAACTCCGGCTACCACGTCGGGGCGGCCGGCAGCTTCGCCGTCTACCTGTTCAGCGACCTGCCGGGCGACGGCGTCGCCTACACCGAGCTGGACATGGCATTCAAGGACCAGCCGGCGAAGCTCGCCCGCCACACCCGCAAGTTCCAGCTACTGACGTCCCAGGCTCTCGACCCACAGGCGAGCCGGTCATACTTGCAGGCAACCCTGACGGACAAAGAGAGTTGGGGCAACTGAAAGGATGACCATGCACGACGGCACCACCCTCGACCAGGGCGGTTACGGCT
Coding sequences within:
- a CDS encoding helix-turn-helix transcriptional regulator; its protein translation is MDDEATNEEQDERPAGVPFLRHLLGGRLRRIRDNHGLSRKQLGDALGLSSAIIQRLETGRNIIKVHDVNSWVAQFGLDPATTTSLRAMAKESKEHGWWAEEDVHPQFGALVEAERLARRIQNWEPNILPGLLQTAEYTKAVISGERFLLKDDVPLPLDKALARAERRKLVLFAEDSPEGWFIIGESALRMRVGNADLMRAQVQHLIEVCENKNVRIQVLTENSGYHVGAAGSFAVYLFSDLPGDGVAYTELDMAFKDQPAKLARHTRKFQLLTSQALDPQASRSYLQATLTDKESWGN